One segment of Amycolatopsis alba DSM 44262 DNA contains the following:
- a CDS encoding ArsR/SmtB family transcription factor translates to MEALLGPTRARVLMKVAGGSWNTSEVAAGTGISATSASQHLTVLRESGLIDTTRRGRARHHTITTLGGMIIRAC, encoded by the coding sequence TTGGAAGCGCTGCTCGGACCGACACGAGCCCGCGTACTGATGAAGGTCGCGGGCGGTTCCTGGAACACCAGTGAAGTCGCCGCCGGGACCGGAATCTCGGCGACCTCGGCCAGCCAACACCTGACGGTGCTGCGCGAAAGCGGGCTCATCGACACGACCCGGCGAGGCCGGGCCCGGCACCATACGATCACCACATTGGGCGGGATGATCATCCGTGCCTGCTGA